GGATAAAGATCCCGTTACCAAACTTCAATTCTATTTCAAATATCTCGACTCGGATGAGAACGATATCGCGAACGACGCCCTGATGGAATTCGGTAACGCGGACTACAAAGATGTGCGGAATGCGGCGAAGTACTTCTCCGCCAAGTCACTGGCCAAATGGCTGACCGATGAAAATACCCATCCTTCCCGCCTGGGTTTGTACGGCTCCCTGCTGGGAGATTGCGGCGATCCGAAAATTCATTCGGAGATTTTCAAGAAAATCCTTTCTGATCCTAAAAGGCGACCTGTCACTGGCTTGGACGGAATTATCGCCGGTTATGCCATGCTGAATCCGAAAGAAGGCATCCAATTCCTTCAGAAACTTTTCTACGATCAAAAACAGCAGACGCTGGCAACCGGATTATTCCCGTCCGCGGTGAGTGGGGTTTGGGATGAAAAGAATCCTGGGCGGGAAGAATTCCTCACCCGTTATGCGGGGCTGCGAGCTGTCCGATTTTTTGCACTCTACCGCCCCGATCTGCTCAATAAGAAGCAGACCATCGAGCTTCTGATGCCGTTGTTGTTCGAAGACGACATTTGCGACCTAGTGATGGACGATTTCCGAAAAATGGAATGCTGGGAGTACGCGGATGCGATTCTTCGGCTGTACGAGAACCCGCTCTTCGTTTCCACGGCGGTAGTTCGGCGAGCAATTATCCGCTTTGCCTTAAAAGTACCGAATAATCCAAAGGCTGTGTCGTTTATCAAGGCACGCCGGGCAGAAGACGCCGATCTGGTACAAAGCGTGGAAGAGCTTCTGGATCAGGAAAAACCGGCGGCTTCCGCCCCGGAAGTAAAGAAATAAATTGGCGTGACGTGAAATAAAAAGCTCTCCGCTTTATCGGAGGGCTTTTTTTATGCGCTCACCGGGACAGGCTTTGGAGCCAGGCTCCTTAGGACTTTGGCCGTGTGAATCACCTGATCCCGGGAAATATCGAGATGGGTGCAGGCTCGTAATGTATTCGGCCCCATTTGGGAGACCCAAACCCCCTGCTCTTTCAGTTTCTCAAACGCAACTTTGCCGCCGCCCAGGGAATCGGATACTTCGAACCAAACCAGATTCGTTTCTACTTTCGGATATTCGAGTTTCAGCCCCGGTGTGGCATTGATCGCCTCCACAAGAATTTGGGCATTTTTGTGATCTTCTTCGAGTCTGTGGAAATTATTATCCAGTGCGTAAATCGCCGCAGCGGCTATGATGCCCGCTTGCCGCATGCCCCCGCCGAATAGTTTGCGGATTCGCTTGGATTTGGCGACGAATTCCTTACTGCCTAACAACATGGACCCGATCGGTGTTCCCATGCCTTTGCTGAAGCAGACCGACAGGGTGTCGAAATGGCTGGCCCAGGTTTTGCCGCTGATGCCGGAGGCAATGATCGCATTCCAGATCCGGGCGCCGTCCAGATGTCGCGCCAGTCCATTAGCGACCGCCCACTGGGATATCGCTTCAATTTTTTCGATTGGGTAGACCCGGCCGCCGCCGCGGTTATGAGTATTCTCCAAACAGACTAACCGGGTGCGGACATAATGATCGTTGGCCGGGCGAATTTTCCCTTCGAGCTGGGCTAAATCCAGGATGCCGTAATCCCCATCGAGGGTTCGGCAGCTCACTCCCGAGAGGACCGCTGGGCCGCCCGCTTCCCACGTGTAGATATGGCAGGTGGTTTCGCAAAGCAGCTCATCGCCCGGTTGAGTATGGGCTTTCACGCAAATCTGATTGGACATGGTTCCGGAAGGAACCAGCAGTCCCGCTTCCTTGCCGAACAGCTCGGCCACGCGTTCCTGCAGTTTGTTGATGGTTGGGTCTTCGCCGAAGACGTCGTCTCCCACCTCAGCGTTAGCCATGGCGGCTCGCATTCCGGGGGTCGGCTTAGTGGCGGTATCGGAGCGCAGGTCAATCTTGTTCATGCCATTTTTGTATGAAAAATGGCTTCTGCGATCTGCTTGAAGTGCTTTCGAATTTCTATTTTTTCTCGGTCCGTTCGTTGCGAATGAACCAGCGCTGACCGATTTTCACCACGAAGATTTTGCGATCTTTGAAATCCTTCTGGGAAAACATGGCCACGTCCCCCTGCTCGGCCAATTCCCCTTCTCGGGCGATAATCCGAATGGATCGGTACAGGTCGGGATCCTCTTTCAGTTTGGCCTTGGCGACTTCGACTAATTCGGAGAAGCTGGCATTAGAGTTGCGCATCCGTGACTCTATGAAACTGGGATCGGTCAGATGTGCGAGCAGATACTCTACTCTCCCCTGCTGTAATGCCTTGACTACCGAATTGAGCAGTTCCTTGGGTTCGGATTGCGGATAGAGTTCAACGTTCGGCAATACTCCGAATCGGGTCTGTACGATCTCTTTCTCTTTTTTCTCCTGGGCAGCAAGAGGAAGACTCGCCA
The genomic region above belongs to Telmatocola sphagniphila and contains:
- a CDS encoding threonine aldolase family protein, with protein sequence MNKIDLRSDTATKPTPGMRAAMANAEVGDDVFGEDPTINKLQERVAELFGKEAGLLVPSGTMSNQICVKAHTQPGDELLCETTCHIYTWEAGGPAVLSGVSCRTLDGDYGILDLAQLEGKIRPANDHYVRTRLVCLENTHNRGGGRVYPIEKIEAISQWAVANGLARHLDGARIWNAIIASGISGKTWASHFDTLSVCFSKGMGTPIGSMLLGSKEFVAKSKRIRKLFGGGMRQAGIIAAAAIYALDNNFHRLEEDHKNAQILVEAINATPGLKLEYPKVETNLVWFEVSDSLGGGKVAFEKLKEQGVWVSQMGPNTLRACTHLDISRDQVIHTAKVLRSLAPKPVPVSA